The following proteins are co-located in the Candidatus Accumulibacter cognatus genome:
- the dacB gene encoding D-alanyl-D-alanine carboxypeptidase/D-alanyl-D-alanine-endopeptidase, which yields MSAVLTRPAQPWQAACTHASGWSSLHRISVLVLIVLGLSSAHAGDLPPAVSQALQEAGIPARSVAIVVQAVDGGLPLLSHHPQQAMNPASAMKLLTTYAALELLGPAHTWRTEVLAESVPVNGRLDGHLYLRGSGDPKLGLEQFWLLLRQLRARGVADIGGDLVLDRSAFAVPLHDPGEFDKEPLRPYNAGPDALLVNLKSVRLTLLPDSARQAVKVIAETPSEGLRIDNRLSLGNEACGDWREQIRPVVNGQSIELGGRFPAACGEKALHLAPWAADLQVEGLFRALWRELGGCFSGRVREGHVPASARMLAVQESPALGEMIRDINKFSNNVMARQLFLTLDSERPATAVGARRRISGWLQAKGLYLPELVLDNGSGLSRSERISAASLAALLRAAWHSPVMPELIASLPIAGVDGTLRKRFNEGLASGRAHLKTGYLEGVRALAGFLLDHSGKRWIIVCMINDPQARLGKPAIDALLLWVAKR from the coding sequence ATGTCGGCTGTGCTAACCCGACCTGCGCAGCCTTGGCAAGCGGCGTGTACGCACGCGTCAGGGTGGTCCTCCCTCCACAGAATCAGCGTGCTTGTGCTGATCGTGCTCGGCCTGTCGTCAGCCCATGCGGGAGACCTTCCGCCAGCCGTCAGTCAGGCGCTGCAGGAAGCCGGCATCCCCGCGCGTTCGGTCGCCATTGTCGTGCAGGCGGTTGATGGTGGCCTGCCGCTGCTTTCTCACCACCCGCAGCAGGCCATGAACCCGGCCTCGGCAATGAAGCTGCTGACCACTTACGCCGCCCTCGAACTGCTTGGGCCGGCGCATACCTGGCGCACCGAGGTGCTCGCCGAGTCTGTCCCGGTCAACGGCCGACTCGACGGCCATCTCTATCTGCGCGGCAGCGGCGATCCCAAACTCGGTCTCGAACAGTTCTGGCTGTTGCTGCGGCAACTGCGCGCGCGCGGCGTGGCCGATATAGGTGGTGACCTGGTTCTCGATCGCAGCGCTTTCGCGGTTCCACTACACGATCCAGGCGAGTTCGACAAGGAACCTCTGCGACCGTACAATGCCGGTCCGGACGCGCTGCTGGTAAACCTCAAGAGTGTCCGCCTGACACTGTTACCGGACTCGGCGCGCCAGGCGGTCAAGGTGATTGCCGAAACACCAAGCGAAGGCCTGCGCATCGACAATCGTCTGAGCCTCGGAAACGAGGCCTGCGGCGACTGGCGCGAACAGATCAGGCCGGTGGTCAATGGTCAGAGCATCGAACTTGGCGGTCGTTTTCCGGCCGCCTGCGGCGAAAAGGCATTGCACCTGGCACCCTGGGCTGCCGACCTGCAGGTCGAGGGTCTGTTCCGGGCTTTGTGGCGCGAACTCGGCGGCTGCTTCAGCGGCCGCGTTCGCGAAGGCCATGTGCCGGCCAGTGCGCGCATGCTGGCGGTGCAGGAGTCACCAGCGCTCGGCGAGATGATTCGCGACATCAACAAGTTCAGTAATAACGTGATGGCGCGCCAACTGTTCCTGACCCTCGACAGCGAGCGCCCGGCGACGGCAGTGGGCGCGCGCCGCCGGATCTCCGGCTGGCTGCAGGCGAAGGGGCTGTACCTGCCCGAACTGGTGCTCGACAACGGCTCCGGCCTGTCGCGCAGCGAGCGCATCTCGGCCGCCAGCCTGGCCGCCTTGCTGCGCGCTGCCTGGCACAGTCCGGTGATGCCCGAACTTATCGCCTCATTGCCGATCGCCGGCGTCGACGGCACTTTGCGCAAGCGTTTCAACGAGGGATTGGCGTCCGGGCGCGCGCATCTGAAGACCGGCTATCTCGAGGGAGTTCGGGCACTCGCCGGTTTTCTGCTCGACCACAGCGGCAAGCGCTGGATCATCGTCTGTATGATCAACGACCCGCAAGCAAGACTTGGGAAGCCAGCGATCGATGCCCTGCTGCTCTGGGTGGCAAAGCGCTGA
- a CDS encoding CHAD domain-containing protein, with amino-acid sequence MAIETEIKLSLPAGAARRVPAHALLANSQPIRQKLVNTYYDTPDRRLQRKRLAVRYRRKDSAWLLTVKSDAASPGGLAQRREWEAPGQPGEFDFSHVDNPKLRRFLEAAIPELAPVFSTDFTRSFWLLTPQEGTRIEVALDRGKIVAGDHQEAICEVELELLEGKVTDLFDAALSLQKDLPLHPESASKAERGYRLADETTLKPAKAADAELAMGMTSIAVFRSTLFSCLAQLQGNERGLRETNAPEFVHQARVAMRRLRSAIRLWRPLLPEEYVSNFDPRWRTLANQLGDTRNWDVFITEILPPINKAFPDHADLLRLTSQANSQLAACRKTAQAAMASPTYSQLLLEFTAATLALPESKKPPITAFAPRSLNKRAKRVAELATETKDADPEARHALRVALKRLRYALEFFAPLFPARRIQRYQQNATGLLDLLGRMNDTTVAEQLAVQALPGHHSDLVRAWLAGRNDLMLSQLDSLLTKFLSHPPPWEHG; translated from the coding sequence ATGGCAATCGAGACCGAGATCAAGCTGAGCCTGCCGGCAGGAGCTGCCAGGCGGGTCCCTGCACACGCGCTGCTGGCCAACAGCCAGCCGATCCGACAGAAGCTGGTCAATACCTACTATGACACACCTGACCGGCGTCTGCAGCGCAAACGTCTCGCCGTGCGTTACCGCCGCAAGGATTCGGCATGGCTGCTGACCGTCAAGAGTGACGCCGCCTCGCCCGGTGGACTGGCGCAACGCCGTGAATGGGAGGCGCCCGGACAACCCGGCGAATTCGATTTTTCACACGTGGACAACCCCAAGCTTCGCCGCTTTCTCGAAGCGGCGATCCCCGAACTGGCACCGGTTTTCAGCACCGACTTCACCCGCAGCTTCTGGTTGCTGACGCCGCAGGAGGGAACTCGCATCGAGGTCGCCCTCGACCGCGGCAAGATCGTCGCCGGCGATCATCAGGAAGCGATCTGCGAAGTCGAGCTTGAACTGCTCGAAGGGAAGGTCACCGACCTTTTCGACGCCGCACTTTCCTTGCAGAAGGATCTGCCGCTGCATCCCGAGAGCGCCAGCAAGGCCGAGCGCGGCTATCGACTGGCCGACGAAACCACGCTGAAACCGGCCAAGGCTGCCGACGCGGAGCTGGCCATGGGGATGACCAGCATCGCCGTTTTCCGCAGCACCCTCTTTTCGTGTCTGGCGCAACTCCAGGGCAACGAGCGTGGGCTGCGCGAGACCAACGCTCCTGAATTCGTCCACCAGGCACGCGTCGCGATGCGCCGCCTGCGTTCGGCGATCCGGCTCTGGCGCCCATTGCTGCCGGAAGAATACGTCAGCAACTTTGACCCCCGCTGGCGGACCCTGGCCAATCAACTGGGGGATACCCGCAACTGGGATGTCTTCATTACCGAAATCCTGCCGCCGATCAATAAGGCTTTTCCCGATCACGCCGACCTGCTCCGGCTCACCAGCCAGGCCAACAGCCAACTGGCTGCCTGTCGCAAGACGGCGCAAGCGGCCATGGCCTCGCCCACCTACTCGCAATTGTTGCTCGAATTCACCGCCGCCACCCTTGCCCTCCCGGAAAGCAAGAAGCCGCCAATCACCGCTTTTGCACCGCGCTCCTTGAACAAGCGCGCCAAACGCGTCGCCGAACTGGCGACTGAAACCAAGGATGCGGATCCGGAAGCCCGGCATGCCCTGCGTGTCGCCTTGAAGCGGCTGCGTTACGCGCTCGAGTTCTTCGCACCGCTGTTTCCGGCACGGCGCATTCAGCGCTATCAACAGAATGCCACCGGACTGCTCGACCTGCTCGGCCGGATGAACGACACTACCGTCGCCGAACAACTCGCCGTGCAGGCCTTGCCTGGTCACCACAGCGACCTGGTCCGCGCCTGGCTGGCTGGACGTAACGACCTGATGCTCAGCCAACTCGATTCGCTGCTGACCAAGTTTCTCAGCCATCCGCCGCCTTGGGAGCACGGCTGA